In Alphaproteobacteria bacterium, one DNA window encodes the following:
- a CDS encoding DUF4116 domain-containing protein, translated as MRIKMCLSSKNDIHEPQVKSHHRGPESGAYAQIWQADPTQRKTYLHWLADRFLNNALLLEDLPKATAYLAAFHRHKNNLPNTSDGQSGKKIDSYSRLPQLYRAVAPYLPEEAQDPEQEADADAAPDIIELFHHNHLRVVIPLSTAAATREGRGTQWCTAYGTAPNHFWNYACQGPLLIVHTPDETGKPRKYQLHFPSDQFHDEADEKINLVELTRNRPELWPILEPYAQAAVAQNGEALESVPEKLLSEAMCLTAVTQNGAALQYVPKELRIETMCLTAVTQNGEALQYVPEELRSEALCLTAVAQNGRALYCVSKELRTPALCKTAVAQNGEALAVVPKELRIEALCLTAVTQNGAALQYVPKELRIETMCLTAVTQNGEALQYVPEELRIEAMCLTAVAQNGRALYCVSKELRTPALCKTAVAQNGEALAVVPKELRIEAICKAAVTQNGQALRAVPKKLRTPALCLAAVMQNGAALLYVPEELRTDAMCLAALHSIIRAAQEKNERMRFDIFHLIPNKQQDQMAKKVGLGFDAKGFMTVAPSRPFPAPMALPGLVAHARAA; from the coding sequence TTGCGAATCAAAATGTGTCTTTCCAGCAAGAATGATATCCATGAGCCGCAAGTTAAAAGCCATCATCGAGGCCCAGAATCAGGGGCCTATGCCCAGATTTGGCAGGCCGACCCAACCCAAAGAAAGACCTATCTGCATTGGCTGGCGGATAGGTTCTTGAATAACGCCTTGCTTCTGGAAGATCTGCCCAAGGCCACGGCCTATCTGGCCGCCTTTCATCGACATAAAAACAATCTTCCCAACACGTCAGATGGCCAGTCTGGGAAGAAGATCGACTCTTATTCCCGTCTGCCGCAACTGTACCGCGCCGTCGCACCATATCTGCCCGAAGAGGCCCAAGACCCGGAGCAAGAGGCGGATGCCGACGCCGCCCCGGACATCATCGAATTGTTCCATCACAATCACCTGCGGGTGGTGATCCCCCTATCCACCGCCGCCGCCACGCGCGAAGGGCGCGGCACGCAATGGTGCACGGCCTATGGCACCGCGCCGAACCATTTCTGGAACTATGCCTGCCAGGGGCCTTTGCTGATTGTCCATACACCAGATGAAACCGGCAAGCCGCGCAAATACCAACTGCATTTTCCCTCAGACCAATTCCACGACGAAGCGGATGAGAAAATCAATCTTGTCGAACTGACACGAAATCGGCCCGAGCTGTGGCCCATCTTGGAGCCTTACGCCCAAGCCGCCGTTGCACAGAATGGGGAGGCACTGGAATCTGTTCCCGAAAAACTGCTCAGCGAGGCCATGTGCCTGACCGCCGTCACGCAGAATGGGGCGGCACTGCAATATGTCCCCAAAGAACTGCGCATTGAGACCATGTGCCTGACCGCCGTCACGCAGAATGGGGAAGCACTGCAATATGTCCCCGAAGAACTGCGCAGCGAGGCCTTGTGCCTGACCGCCGTCGCGCAGAATGGGCGGGCGTTGTATTGTGTGTCCAAAGAATTACGGACCCCTGCACTGTGCAAGACCGCCGTTGCGCAGAATGGGGAGGCACTGGCAGTTGTCCCCAAAGAACTGCGCATTGAGGCCTTGTGCCTGACCGCCGTCACGCAGAATGGGGCGGCACTGCAATATGTCCCCAAAGAACTGCGCATTGAGACCATGTGCCTGACCGCCGTCACGCAGAATGGGGAAGCACTGCAATATGTCCCCGAAGAACTGCGCATTGAGGCCATGTGCCTGACCGCCGTCGCGCAGAATGGGCGGGCGTTGTATTGTGTGTCCAAAGAATTACGGACCCCTGCACTGTGCAAGACCGCCGTTGCGCAGAATGGGGAGGCACTGGCAGTTGTCCCCAAAGAACTGCGCATTGAGGCCATATGCAAAGCCGCTGTCACGCAGAATGGGCAGGCGTTGAGGGCTGTCCCCAAAAAATTGCGCACCCCCGCGCTGTGCCTGGCCGCCGTTATGCAGAATGGGGCGGCACTGCTATATGTTCCCGAAGAACTGCGCACAGACGCCATGTGCCTAGCCGCTTTGCACTCCATCATCCGCGCGGCGCAAGAGAAGAATGAGCGTATGAGATTCGATATCTTTCACCTGATTCCTAACAAACAGCAGGACCAGATGGCCAAGAAAGTCGGGCTGGGGTTTGACGCGAAGGGATTCATGACCGTCGCACCCTCTCGCCCTTTTCCCGCGCCCATGGCCTTACCCGGCTTGGTCGCGCATGCGCGTGCGGCTTGA
- a CDS encoding DotG/IcmE/VirB10 family protein → MQQQPPPEPPEDDYLEEPPFELQGEQRAADQHMAGAPASSWKSQPLVKLIILLVAGGAVTAALLGIFGGKPDEQRSSTAAPPNLREAPGGATTPAYIQAQRQAAEDRARQAAAQGASAMPTPVGGDTRSTAAGHGNVDTSENEGLSEFRIDRRPQRPEPPAAREPVEDNLVALMRQQMQSMMQNWVPVAGKVAVLKTEEQVAAARQAQAAAGQGQGIRPDDTGGKIIVSAGTVNYAQMLTEANSDVPGAILAQVVSGPFNGARLIGAFTVSDDYLVLRFTQLNYKGKDYSISAIALDPDTTLGAMVTEYDGRYVVRVVLPAAASFLEGFASAISDAGSATVVSGDVVIQEKFKRDTEESLYEGGAAAARTVGGFLQQEAARTKALVKVAAGTPFGLFFTQSVREDGQPISMVNQTRPLDLPAGSSMDGAPNWQDIVREAQRQQSMAQQGPSGYGAGGYGGYGSGYGGGYGSNMPSSGYANRTDYRSGGSDTGVYAPTNRMNAGGYERVSPSTMR, encoded by the coding sequence ATGCAACAGCAACCGCCTCCCGAACCCCCTGAGGACGACTACCTCGAGGAGCCGCCCTTCGAGTTGCAGGGCGAACAGCGCGCGGCCGATCAACATATGGCTGGCGCGCCTGCTTCGTCGTGGAAGTCGCAGCCACTGGTCAAGCTGATTATCCTGTTGGTGGCAGGTGGCGCGGTGACGGCGGCGTTGCTGGGTATTTTCGGCGGCAAGCCGGATGAGCAACGCAGTTCTACCGCGGCACCCCCCAATTTGCGCGAAGCTCCCGGCGGCGCGACTACGCCCGCTTATATCCAAGCTCAACGCCAGGCGGCGGAAGATCGTGCTCGCCAGGCGGCGGCCCAAGGTGCCAGCGCCATGCCCACGCCCGTGGGTGGCGACACGCGCTCGACGGCGGCCGGTCATGGCAATGTGGATACTTCGGAAAACGAGGGACTCAGCGAATTTCGCATTGATCGCCGCCCCCAGCGGCCCGAACCTCCTGCTGCGCGCGAACCGGTCGAGGACAATTTGGTGGCTTTGATGCGCCAACAGATGCAGTCGATGATGCAGAATTGGGTGCCGGTGGCGGGTAAGGTCGCGGTGCTTAAAACGGAAGAGCAGGTGGCCGCCGCGCGTCAAGCCCAGGCTGCGGCCGGTCAAGGGCAAGGGATTCGGCCCGATGATACGGGGGGCAAGATTATCGTCTCGGCGGGAACGGTGAATTACGCACAGATGCTAACCGAGGCCAACTCCGATGTGCCTGGTGCCATTTTGGCGCAGGTGGTGTCGGGGCCGTTCAACGGGGCGCGTTTGATCGGGGCTTTCACGGTGTCCGATGACTATCTGGTGCTGCGCTTTACCCAGCTGAACTATAAGGGGAAAGATTACAGCATCAGTGCCATCGCCTTGGACCCGGATACCACATTGGGCGCGATGGTGACGGAATATGACGGGCGCTATGTCGTGCGCGTCGTGCTGCCTGCCGCCGCCTCTTTCTTGGAGGGCTTCGCCTCGGCGATCAGCGATGCGGGCAGCGCGACAGTCGTTTCTGGCGATGTTGTCATTCAAGAGAAGTTCAAAAGAGACACCGAAGAAAGCCTATATGAGGGCGGTGCCGCCGCCGCCAGAACGGTGGGCGGATTCCTTCAGCAGGAAGCGGCCCGCACCAAGGCACTGGTCAAAGTGGCGGCCGGAACGCCGTTTGGTCTGTTCTTTACGCAATCGGTGCGTGAGGACGGCCAGCCGATCTCCATGGTCAACCAAACGCGCCCGTTGGATCTCCCGGCGGGGTCGTCGATGGATGGTGCGCCCAACTGGCAAGATATCGTCCGCGAGGCCCAACGTCAGCAGTCCATGGCGCAGCAGGGCCCGTCCGGCTATGGGGCGGGTGGTTACGGCGGCTATGGATCGGGTTATGGTGGCGGTTATGGCTCAAATATGCCTTCAAGCGGCTATGCCAACCGGACAGATTATCGCTCGGGCGGTTCCGATACGGGTGTCTATGCGCCAACTAATCGCATGAATGCGGGCGGCTATGAGAGGGTTTCCCCATCCACCATGCGGTAA
- a CDS encoding DotI/IcmL family type IV secretion protein, translating to MNAHSGRAAPHRPSSGAGLSVASLQRLVLIEGLIIFCLVPLFLVAANQALGKLAYHIHVLHDGAPARDVPAFLSGHALEMLGRVPDTMPMTPFDEPNVTQKAVLAWARTAVTDVMTIGFHNYDQALDRIRLRFTDQGWRRYAEALRKAGVKDRVVGNQQIVTAIPAGEPVIISQGRDKTRTTWQIQVPVWVNYAIENKSESRKVLVTLTLVRVPSRRRLDGVAIDLWDAR from the coding sequence GTGAACGCGCATTCAGGCCGCGCTGCGCCGCATCGCCCGTCATCAGGGGCGGGGCTAAGCGTTGCCTCGTTGCAGCGTCTGGTGTTGATCGAAGGGCTTATCATTTTTTGCCTGGTTCCCTTGTTTTTGGTGGCGGCCAATCAAGCGCTGGGCAAGCTGGCCTATCATATCCACGTCCTTCATGACGGTGCCCCCGCGCGTGACGTTCCGGCATTTTTGTCCGGGCATGCCTTGGAGATGTTGGGGCGTGTGCCGGATACCATGCCCATGACGCCGTTCGACGAGCCGAATGTCACGCAAAAGGCGGTCTTGGCTTGGGCGCGGACGGCGGTCACGGATGTCATGACCATTGGGTTTCATAACTACGATCAAGCGCTTGATCGCATCCGTCTACGTTTCACGGATCAAGGCTGGCGGCGTTACGCCGAGGCCTTGCGTAAGGCAGGGGTCAAGGATCGTGTGGTGGGAAACCAACAGATAGTGACCGCTATCCCAGCAGGTGAACCGGTTATCATCTCCCAAGGTCGTGATAAAACCCGCACGACATGGCAGATCCAAGTCCCCGTTTGGGTAAACTATGCTATTGAAAATAAATCAGAATCAAGGAAAGTTCTGGTGACTTTGACGCTGGTGCGGGTGCCTAGTCGGCGGCGCCTTGATGGTGTGGCGATTGATTTGTGGGATGCCCGTTAG
- a CDS encoding DotI/IcmL/TraM family protein, whose translation MADQNALATVVNRNAFYRDGYRVLLKVAFIEALVILVLLASLIAALLIADVKHVFFATTEDGRLIEIMPLDKPYLSEAEMLTWATETVKQVMDFNSVNYRQRLQANMTNFTIPDGWHAFTLALDQSRIIESVEKTDSTVTASIESAPEILDRGVIPDMNGSTYKWLIRIPRVKIEFKGGKLPLQPMYWEIRLKIVRASTLQTLKGVAIEQWVAQPFR comes from the coding sequence ATGGCCGATCAGAACGCCCTTGCTACCGTCGTCAACCGCAATGCGTTTTATCGCGACGGCTATCGTGTTTTGCTGAAGGTGGCCTTTATTGAGGCGTTGGTCATCTTGGTGCTGCTGGCCTCGTTGATCGCGGCGCTGCTGATTGCCGATGTAAAGCATGTGTTCTTCGCCACGACGGAAGATGGCCGTTTGATCGAGATCATGCCGCTGGACAAGCCGTATCTAAGCGAAGCCGAGATGCTGACTTGGGCCACGGAGACGGTTAAACAAGTGATGGATTTCAACTCGGTCAATTACCGTCAGCGCCTGCAAGCGAACATGACGAACTTCACCATTCCCGATGGATGGCATGCGTTTACTCTGGCGCTGGACCAATCGCGAATCATCGAAAGCGTTGAAAAGACCGATTCGACGGTCACCGCCTCGATTGAAAGCGCGCCCGAAATACTGGATCGTGGCGTCATTCCCGACATGAACGGATCCACCTATAAATGGTTGATCCGCATTCCGCGCGTGAAGATCGAATTCAAGGGTGGCAAACTGCCCTTGCAGCCGATGTATTGGGAAATTCGTTTGAAAATCGTGCGGGCCTCCACCTTGCAGACATTGAAGGGAGTGGCCATTGAACAATGGGTCGCCCAACCCTTCCGCTGA
- the pepN gene encoding aminopeptidase N, whose protein sequence is MTSAAPQPVRLEDYAPPPYLVDEVDLSVDIQDAHTLVHARLTMRTNSESSGDSPLQLDGHGLETRAVVLDGQELREGTDYRIEDGQSLIVTRPVGASFVLETVCAIDPANNTALEGFYAAGPIWCTQCEAQGFRRITWYPDRPDVMARFTVSLEADAARFPVLLSNGNPHGEAESLPGGRHRMRWHDPHPKPCYLFAMVAGDLACVEDSFVTRSGRLVALRFFVEHGNEDQVSYAMQALKNAMLWDERAYGFEVDLNTYSVVAVGSFNMGAMENKGLNIFNTSCVLARTDQATDGDFLYVEKVIGHEYFHNWTGNRITCRDWFQLSLKEGLTVFRDQQFSAAMNSPAVERIKEARMLRVRQFAEDEGPTSHPVRPNQYMAIDNFYTATVYEKGAEVVRMLHTMLGEAGFRRGMDLYVRRHDGQAVRCEDFLAAMADANDQDLSAFMGWYTQSGTPRLEATGIYDATARRFTLTLRQSSAPTPGQPDKHPLPIPVRMGLLGPDGRDLPARLEGEKEEGQTSRVLLITQPEQSFTFTDIPAPPVPSLLRGFSAPVRLTYPWSEEELTFLMKHDSDPFSRWDAGQVLAIRLLLTMTDTHAHGGPMEVPGHFIAAFARILEDESLDPAFAATALSLPGEMELGQQQRVVLVDSLHAARTMLRRHLAETLRDSFQRRWSQLAAQSDPQALDGAHIGQRALQNLCLSYLGLVEDDDIQAQVVSQALHAANMTDVMAAMAILADGQNPKRDEVFSAFHQKWGHAPLVVDKWFSLQATSSRSDTVGQVRELMKHADFSMKVPNRVYALLGGFAKNNQLQFNSANGQGYALVGDAIIELDQLNPIVAARMATAFGRWRSFDATRQNLMRQQMERILAQPRLSPNTLEIITKTLEAPETR, encoded by the coding sequence ATGACTTCTGCCGCCCCCCAGCCCGTTCGCTTGGAAGATTACGCGCCGCCGCCTTATCTGGTGGATGAGGTGGATTTGAGCGTGGATATCCAGGACGCGCACACCCTGGTCCATGCGCGGCTGACGATGCGGACCAACTCCGAATCCTCGGGCGATTCGCCCCTGCAACTGGACGGCCACGGCCTTGAGACGCGCGCGGTGGTCCTGGACGGCCAGGAATTGCGCGAAGGGACGGATTACCGCATCGAAGACGGGCAAAGCCTGATTGTGACGCGCCCTGTGGGCGCTTCCTTTGTCCTTGAAACCGTCTGCGCCATCGATCCGGCCAACAACACCGCCCTGGAAGGCTTCTATGCCGCAGGCCCTATTTGGTGCACCCAATGCGAGGCGCAAGGCTTTCGCCGCATCACTTGGTATCCCGACCGCCCCGACGTCATGGCGCGTTTCACCGTCAGCCTAGAGGCGGATGCCGCGCGTTTTCCCGTCTTGCTGTCCAACGGCAACCCGCATGGCGAGGCCGAATCTCTACCCGGGGGCCGTCACCGCATGCGGTGGCACGATCCGCACCCCAAGCCCTGTTATCTGTTCGCCATGGTCGCGGGCGATCTGGCCTGCGTCGAAGACAGTTTCGTCACCCGCTCGGGCCGTCTGGTCGCGCTGCGTTTTTTCGTCGAACACGGCAACGAGGACCAGGTGTCCTATGCCATGCAGGCCCTGAAAAACGCCATGCTATGGGATGAACGCGCCTATGGCTTCGAAGTCGATTTAAACACCTACAGCGTGGTGGCCGTCGGGTCCTTCAATATGGGGGCCATGGAGAATAAAGGCCTGAACATCTTTAATACCAGCTGCGTCCTGGCGCGGACCGATCAGGCCACCGATGGCGATTTCCTGTATGTCGAGAAGGTCATCGGTCACGAATACTTCCACAACTGGACCGGCAACCGCATCACCTGCCGCGATTGGTTCCAGCTGAGCCTGAAAGAAGGGCTGACGGTTTTCCGCGATCAGCAATTCTCCGCCGCCATGAACTCACCCGCCGTCGAGCGAATTAAAGAGGCGCGGATGCTGCGCGTGCGCCAATTCGCCGAGGATGAGGGGCCGACCTCGCATCCCGTGCGGCCCAACCAATATATGGCCATCGATAATTTCTATACCGCGACCGTCTATGAGAAAGGCGCCGAGGTGGTGCGCATGCTGCACACCATGCTGGGCGAGGCCGGATTCCGGCGCGGCATGGATCTGTATGTGCGGCGGCATGACGGCCAAGCGGTGCGGTGCGAGGATTTTCTGGCCGCCATGGCCGATGCCAACGACCAGGACCTGAGCGCGTTCATGGGATGGTACACCCAGTCCGGCACGCCGCGCCTGGAAGCGACGGGAATCTATGACGCGACCGCGCGCCGCTTTACTTTGACTCTGCGCCAATCCAGCGCCCCTACGCCCGGACAACCGGACAAGCACCCGTTACCCATCCCTGTGCGCATGGGCCTGTTGGGCCCCGATGGCCGCGATCTGCCTGCGCGCCTTGAAGGCGAGAAAGAGGAAGGCCAGACCAGCCGGGTGTTGCTGATCACCCAGCCCGAGCAGAGCTTTACCTTCACCGACATCCCTGCCCCGCCGGTCCCTTCCCTGCTACGCGGCTTTTCGGCCCCTGTCCGCTTGACTTATCCGTGGAGCGAAGAGGAGCTGACCTTCCTGATGAAGCATGACAGCGACCCCTTTAGCCGTTGGGACGCCGGACAAGTCTTGGCGATTCGTCTGTTGTTGACGATGACCGATACCCACGCCCATGGCGGTCCGATGGAAGTCCCTGGACATTTCATCGCCGCCTTCGCACGTATCTTGGAAGACGAGTCGCTGGATCCGGCCTTTGCCGCCACCGCTTTGTCCTTGCCGGGCGAGATGGAACTGGGTCAACAGCAACGTGTTGTCCTGGTGGACAGCTTGCACGCCGCCCGAACCATGCTGCGCCGTCATTTGGCTGAAACTCTGCGCGATTCCTTTCAGCGTCGCTGGAGCCAATTGGCCGCCCAAAGCGATCCGCAAGCGTTGGACGGCGCGCATATCGGGCAGCGCGCTTTGCAAAATCTGTGCCTGTCTTATCTAGGGCTTGTGGAGGATGATGATATCCAAGCGCAGGTTGTCAGCCAGGCCCTGCACGCCGCCAACATGACCGATGTCATGGCGGCCATGGCCATATTGGCCGATGGCCAGAATCCCAAACGCGACGAGGTCTTTTCAGCTTTTCATCAGAAATGGGGCCATGCGCCTTTGGTGGTCGATAAATGGTTCTCTTTGCAGGCCACATCGTCCCGTTCGGACACCGTGGGCCAGGTCAGGGAATTGATGAAGCACGCGGATTTCAGCATGAAGGTTCCCAATCGGGTCTATGCTCTGTTGGGCGGCTTTGCCAAAAACAACCAGCTTCAATTCAACAGCGCCAACGGACAAGGCTATGCGCTGGTCGGCGATGCCATCATCGAGCTGGATCAACTGAACCCCATCGTCGCCGCCCGCATGGCCACCGCCTTTGGACGCTGGCGCAGTTTCGATGCCACCCGCCAAAATCTGATGCGCCAGCAGATGGAGCGCATTCTGGCCCAGCCGCGTCTATCGCCTAACACCTTGGAGATCATCACCAAGACGCTGGAAGCGCCGGAAACTCGTTAA
- a CDS encoding DUF2474 family protein — MTVRPSSPVSASSPRKAVKGLAWFVGIYAASIAALAVVTGLLKWLMKGF; from the coding sequence ATGACCGTTCGGCCTTCTTCGCCTGTGTCCGCTTCGTCGCCCCGTAAGGCCGTCAAGGGCTTGGCGTGGTTCGTGGGGATCTACGCGGCCTCCATCGCCGCGCTGGCGGTGGTGACGGGTTTGTTGAAATGGCTGATGAAGGGCTTTTAA
- the cydB gene encoding cytochrome d ubiquinol oxidase subunit II produces MSHDWAQWLPMICGAVVAIAIFMYVMLDGFDLGVGLLMPMADGEDQRETMMNSVAPFWDGNETWLVLGGGGLLATFPLAFATLLPGLYGPVMLMLFALVFRGVAFEFRFKAQKKGRRVWDCCFWLGSSLAALAQGVMLGAFVQGFTLDAQGHIVGTPWLTWFCLFTGIGLACGYALLGACWLVLKAEGPLQARALLAARVLAFGLIIFIVGVSLWTPITQPEIAQRWFSLPNFLYLSQVPLFTAFLAGALLWSLHKRHQLMPFLCTIGLFLMSYLGLAVSLWPYTVPRVLTLWDTAAAPESQGFLLVGVVIFLPLVLFYTAFSFWVFRGKVRRHAGYE; encoded by the coding sequence ATGAGCCACGATTGGGCGCAATGGCTGCCGATGATCTGCGGCGCGGTGGTCGCCATCGCCATCTTCATGTATGTCATGCTTGACGGCTTTGACCTGGGCGTGGGGCTGTTGATGCCCATGGCCGATGGCGAGGATCAGCGCGAGACGATGATGAACAGCGTCGCTCCTTTTTGGGACGGCAACGAGACCTGGTTGGTGCTGGGCGGCGGCGGGTTGTTGGCCACTTTTCCCCTGGCCTTTGCCACTTTGCTGCCCGGGTTATACGGCCCCGTGATGTTGATGTTGTTCGCCTTGGTGTTTCGGGGCGTGGCGTTTGAGTTTCGCTTTAAGGCGCAAAAAAAAGGACGGCGCGTGTGGGATTGTTGTTTTTGGCTGGGATCCAGCCTTGCGGCTTTGGCCCAAGGCGTGATGCTGGGGGCCTTCGTGCAGGGCTTCACCCTGGACGCTCAGGGGCATATCGTCGGCACGCCATGGCTGACATGGTTTTGCCTGTTCACCGGCATCGGCCTGGCTTGTGGTTATGCCTTGTTGGGGGCGTGCTGGCTGGTGCTTAAGGCGGAGGGGCCATTGCAGGCGCGCGCCTTGCTGGCGGCGCGGGTGCTGGCCTTTGGCTTGATCATCTTCATCGTGGGCGTCAGTTTATGGACCCCGATCACTCAGCCGGAAATCGCCCAGCGTTGGTTCAGCCTGCCCAACTTCTTGTATCTGTCCCAGGTGCCCCTGTTCACGGCGTTTCTGGCGGGTGCCTTGTTATGGTCGCTGCATAAGAGGCACCAATTGATGCCCTTCTTATGCACCATCGGCTTGTTCTTGATGTCCTATCTGGGGCTGGCGGTCAGCTTGTGGCCTTATACCGTCCCGCGTGTCCTGACACTATGGGATACAGCCGCCGCGCCGGAATCTCAGGGGTTCTTGTTGGTCGGGGTGGTGATTTTCCTGCCTTTGGTGTTGTTCTATACTGCGTTCAGCTTTTGGGTGTTTCGCGGCAAGGTGCGCCGTCATGCGGGGTATGAATGA
- a CDS encoding cytochrome ubiquinol oxidase subunit I — protein MIWDAVVLSRLQFAFTVGFHILFPTFTIGLASFLMVLEASWIKTGKPVYLQLFRFWSRIFALGFGVGVVTGVVLSYQFGTNFGPFTAATANVLGPLLGYEVLTAFFLEAGFIGVMLFGLERVGPRQHFIATCCVAVGTVISAFWILSANSWMQTPAGFHLIDGKFHVSNWLEAIFNPSFPYRFAHMVLAAYMTAAFMVLGVHAWYMLRGEHPDFARKGLALALLMAAITAPLQAVIGDVHGQNSFAHQPMKVAAIEGRWETMAGAPLLLFALPNQKEARNEAEIGIPKLASLILTHDADGVVPGLDQVEAKDRPPVAIVFFAFRLMVGCGTALLVLAGWGVYLAWRRKLYDNRLFLRAAIAAVPLGFIATISGWTVAEVGRQPWTVYKLMRTSDSVSHVTAGEVSFSLALFVLVYGCLLMALVYYMLRMIVQGPKAIHENEEVLVGREMAARPPVQGDDA, from the coding sequence ATGATCTGGGACGCGGTGGTTCTTTCCCGCTTGCAATTCGCCTTTACGGTCGGATTCCACATTCTATTTCCCACTTTTACCATCGGCCTGGCCAGTTTCCTGATGGTCCTGGAAGCCAGTTGGATCAAGACCGGAAAGCCGGTCTATTTGCAGCTCTTTCGCTTTTGGTCGCGTATCTTCGCCTTGGGCTTTGGCGTCGGCGTGGTCACGGGCGTTGTCTTGTCCTATCAATTCGGCACGAATTTCGGGCCCTTTACCGCCGCGACGGCCAATGTGCTGGGGCCTTTATTGGGGTATGAGGTGCTGACCGCCTTCTTCCTCGAAGCCGGGTTTATCGGCGTGATGCTGTTCGGGTTGGAGCGGGTCGGTCCGCGCCAACATTTCATCGCCACATGCTGCGTGGCGGTGGGCACGGTGATCAGCGCATTTTGGATCCTTTCGGCCAATTCCTGGATGCAGACTCCGGCGGGGTTCCATCTGATTGACGGCAAGTTCCATGTCAGCAATTGGCTAGAGGCCATCTTCAATCCGTCCTTCCCCTATCGCTTTGCCCATATGGTGTTGGCGGCCTATATGACCGCCGCCTTTATGGTTCTGGGCGTGCATGCCTGGTACATGCTGCGCGGCGAGCATCCCGATTTCGCCCGTAAGGGGCTGGCTTTGGCCCTGCTTATGGCGGCGATCACCGCGCCGCTTCAAGCGGTGATCGGCGACGTTCACGGGCAGAACAGCTTCGCGCATCAGCCCATGAAGGTCGCCGCCATCGAAGGACGCTGGGAAACGATGGCCGGCGCGCCTTTGTTGCTCTTCGCCCTGCCCAATCAAAAAGAGGCGCGCAACGAGGCGGAAATCGGCATTCCCAAATTGGCCAGTTTGATCTTGACCCATGACGCCGACGGCGTGGTGCCGGGACTGGATCAAGTGGAGGCCAAAGACCGTCCCCCCGTGGCTATCGTCTTTTTCGCGTTCCGCTTGATGGTCGGTTGCGGCACGGCCTTGCTGGTGTTGGCGGGTTGGGGCGTGTATCTGGCTTGGCGGCGCAAGCTGTATGACAATCGCCTGTTTCTGCGCGCGGCCATCGCCGCCGTGCCCTTGGGCTTTATCGCCACCATTTCAGGCTGGACGGTGGCCGAGGTCGGGCGTCAGCCCTGGACGGTGTACAAACTGATGCGGACTTCGGACAGCGTCTCGCATGTCACGGCGGGCGAGGTGTCGTTTTCATTGGCGCTGTTCGTCTTGGTCTATGGCTGTCTGCTGATGGCCTTGGTGTATTACATGCTGCGTATGATCGTGCAGGGCCCCAAGGCGATCCATGAGAACGAAGAGGTGTTGGTGGGACGCGAAATGGCGGCCCGCCCACCGGTGCAAGGAGACGACGCATGA